The Micromonospora siamensis genome contains the following window.
TCTCCCTGGGCCTCGACCCGGTGGTGCCGCACGGCGCGTGGAACACCGCCGTGTCGTTCGTGACCAACACGAACTGGCAGTGGTACTCCGGCGAGTCGACCATGGGTCACCTGGTGCAGATGGCCGGCCTGGCCGTGCAGAACTTCGTCTCCGCCGCGGTCGGCATCGCGGTCGCGGTGGCGCTGGTCCGGGGCTTCGCCCGCAGCCGCACCGGCGAGCTGGGCAACTTCTGGGTCGACCTGACCCGGATCACGCTGCGGATCCTGCTCCCGGTCGCGCTGCTCGGCGCGATCGCGTTGATGGCCGGCGGGGTGGTGCAGAACCTCTCCGGCGGCACCGACGTGACCACGCTTACCGGCGGTGCCCAGACCATCCCCGGCGGGCCCGTCGCCGGCCAGGAGGTCATCAAGGAACTCGGCACCAACGGCGGCGGCTTCTACAACGTCAACAGCGCCCACCCGTTCGAGAACCCGACCGCCTGGACGAACTGGCTGGAGATCTTCCTGATCCTGCTGATCCCGTTCTGCCTGCCCCGGGTCTTCGGCCGGATGGTCGGGCAGCACCGGCAGGGCTACGCGATCGCCGCGGTGATGGCGATCCTCGCGCTGGCCAGCGTCACCCTCACCAACGTCTTCGAGCTGGCCGGGCACGGCACGGTGCCGCAGGCGGTCGGCGCGGCCCTCGAAGGCAAGGAGGTGCGGTTCGACGTGTCGAACTCGGCCACCTTCGCCGCGGCCACCACGCTCACCTCGACCGGGGCGGTCAACTCGTTCCACGACTCGTACACGGCGCTGGGCGGGATGATGACGCTGGGCAACATGATGCTCGGCGAGGTCGCCCCGGGCGGCGTCGGCGCCGGCCTGTACGGGCTGCTGATCCTCGCGGTGATCACGGTCTTCGTCGCCGGACTGATGGTCGGCCGCACGCCGGAGTACCTGGGCAAGAAGATCGGGTCGCGCGAGATCAAGTTCGCCTCGCTGTACTTCCTGGTCACGCCCGCGCTGGTGCTCACCGGCACCGCCGCCGCGTTCGCCACCGGCAACGCGTCGACGGCGTTGAACGTCGGCCCGCACGGGCTCTCCGAGGTGCTCTACGCGTTCACCTCGGCCAGCAACAACAACGGCTCGGCCTTCGCCGGCATCACCGTGAACACGCCATG
Protein-coding sequences here:
- the kdpA gene encoding potassium-transporting ATPase subunit KdpA; this encodes MSATTTGVLFVLSLVVALVAAYRPFGDHIYRVVSGSRSSRVERGVYRLVGVDPTAEQTWGVYARSVLAFSAVSLLFLYALQRLQNHLWLSLGLDPVVPHGAWNTAVSFVTNTNWQWYSGESTMGHLVQMAGLAVQNFVSAAVGIAVAVALVRGFARSRTGELGNFWVDLTRITLRILLPVALLGAIALMAGGVVQNLSGGTDVTTLTGGAQTIPGGPVAGQEVIKELGTNGGGFYNVNSAHPFENPTAWTNWLEIFLILLIPFCLPRVFGRMVGQHRQGYAIAAVMAILALASVTLTNVFELAGHGTVPQAVGAALEGKEVRFDVSNSATFAAATTLTSTGAVNSFHDSYTALGGMMTLGNMMLGEVAPGGVGAGLYGLLILAVITVFVAGLMVGRTPEYLGKKIGSREIKFASLYFLVTPALVLTGTAAAFATGNASTALNVGPHGLSEVLYAFTSASNNNGSAFAGITVNTPWWNTALGLCMLLGRFLPIIFVLALAGSLARQQPTPASEGTLPTHKPLFVGMVVGVTVVLVALTFLPALALGPLAEGL